From a single Nicotiana tomentosiformis chromosome 2, ASM39032v3, whole genome shotgun sequence genomic region:
- the LOC138905976 gene encoding uncharacterized protein, whose amino-acid sequence MDHYFPAETKAARAAEFESLKQGSMNVLEYHMEFARLSKYVIHMLPTMEARVRRFVLGLSPLVINEVATAALNSDMNYGNMVVFAQATEDYKLKNRREREGSSKARTAGNLGGSYGGYRSAFRGGSSGPSQSFAQSSMSAPPSRPS is encoded by the coding sequence ATGGATCATTATtttcctgccgagactaaggcggcccgtgctgctgagtttgagagcctgaagcagggtagcatGAATGTGTTAGAGTACCATATGGAatttgcgcgcctgtccaagtatgttattcacatgttgcctactatggaagctagagtgcgccggtttgtgttaggccttagccccttggttattaatgaggttgctacagctgccttgaattctgatatgaactatgggaacaTGGTGGTGTTTGCTCAAGCTACTGAGGattataaactgaaaaatagaaGGGAGCGTGAGGGTAGCAGCAAAGCCCGGACCGCGGGAAACTTGGGTGGTTCTTATGGTGGATATAGGTCAGCATTtaggggaggatcatcagggccatctCAGTCATTCGCTCAGTCTTCAATGAGTGCACCACCATCCAGGCCCAGTTAG